From the Paludisphaera mucosa genome, one window contains:
- a CDS encoding DNA-3-methyladenine glycosylase family protein, translating into MSPTATVDPWAKALRHLKRVDPHLKEVIRRVGPCQLAPREDRLGSLVGSIVSQQISTKAAAAISQRLHDLAGRPYDPHRLLELGEDALRGCGLSGQKARYVLNLAAAVADGSAPVDQFDEGWDDEAIIESLTTIKGVGVWTAHMFLIFALNRPDVLPIGDLGVRAALRNKHGLAELPKPQDCHALAEAWRPFRSVASWYLWRSLDLR; encoded by the coding sequence ATGAGCCCTACCGCAACGGTCGATCCCTGGGCGAAGGCCCTCCGCCACCTCAAACGCGTCGATCCCCACCTCAAAGAAGTGATCCGGCGCGTGGGGCCCTGCCAATTGGCGCCCCGGGAAGACCGATTGGGTTCGCTCGTCGGGTCGATCGTCTCGCAGCAGATCTCGACCAAGGCGGCGGCCGCGATCAGCCAGCGGCTGCACGACCTCGCGGGACGGCCCTACGATCCCCACCGGCTTTTGGAGCTGGGCGAAGACGCGCTCCGCGGCTGCGGTCTGTCGGGTCAAAAGGCGCGCTACGTGCTCAACCTGGCCGCGGCCGTCGCCGACGGGTCGGCCCCCGTCGACCAGTTCGACGAGGGCTGGGACGACGAGGCGATCATCGAGTCCTTGACGACGATCAAGGGCGTGGGCGTCTGGACGGCCCACATGTTCCTGATCTTCGCCCTGAACCGCCCCGACGTGCTGCCCATCGGCGACCTCGGCGTCCGCGCCGCGCTCCGCAACAAGCACGGCCTCGCCGAGTTGCCGAAGCCGCAAGACTGCCACGCCCTGGCCGAGGCCTGGCGGCCCTTCCGCTCGGTCGCGAGCTGGTATCTCTGGCGGAGCCTGGATCTCCGCTGA